From Nomascus leucogenys isolate Asia chromosome 15, Asia_NLE_v1, whole genome shotgun sequence, a single genomic window includes:
- the SMPD1 gene encoding sphingomyelin phosphodiesterase isoform X1 codes for MPLYGASPRQSCPRSGPEQGQDRTSGAPRLLRMGLVLALALALSDSRVLWAPAEAHPLSPQGHPARLHRIVPRLRDVFGWGNLTCPVCKGLFTAINLGLKKEPNVARVGSMAIKLCNLLKIAPPAVCQSIVQLFEDDMVEVWRRSVLSPSEACGLLLGSTCGHWDIFSSWNISLPTVPKPPPKPPSPPAPGAPVSRVLFLTDLHWDHDYLEGMDPDCADPLCCRRGSGLPPVSRPGAGYWGEYSKCDLPLRTLESLLSGLGPAGPFDMVYWTGDIPAHDVWHQTRQDQLRALTTVTALVRKFLGPVPVYPAVGNHESTPVNSFPPPFIEGNHSSRWLYEAMAKAWEPWLPAEALRTLRIGGFYALSPYPGLRLISLNMNFCSRENFWLLINSTDPAGQLQWLVGELQAAEDRGDKVHIIGHIPPGHCLKSWSWNYYRIVARYENTLAAQFFGHTHVDEFEVFYDEETLSRPLAVAFLAPSATTYIGLNPGYRVYQIDGNYSGSSHVVLDHETYILNLTQANIPGAIPHWQLLYRARETYGLPNTLPTTWHNLVYRMRGDMQLFQTFWFLYHKGHPPSEPCGTPCRLATLCAQLSARADSPALCRHLMPDGSLPEAQSLWPRPLFC; via the exons ATGCCCCTCTACGGAGCGTCACCCCGCCAGAGCTGCCCCAGGTCCGGCCCGGAGCAGGGACAAGACAGGACCTCCGGAGCCCCCAGACTTCTTCGGATGGGCCTGGTACTGGCGCTGGCGCTGGCTCTGTCTGACTCTCGGGTTCTCTGGGCTCCGGCAGAGGCTCACCCTCTTTCTCCCCAAGGCCATCCTGCCAGGTTACATCGCATAGTGCCCCGGCTCCGAGATGTCTTTGGGTGGGGGAACCTCACCTGCCCAGTCTGCAAAGGTCTATTCACCGCCATCAACCTCGGGCTGAAG AAGGAACCCAATGTGGCTCGCGTGGGCTCCATGGCCATCAAGCTGTGCAATCTGCTGAAGATAGCACCACCTGCCGTGTGCCAATCCATTGTCCAGCTCTTTGAGGATGACATGGTGGAGGTGTGGAGACGCTCAGTGCTGAGCCCATCTGAGGCCTGTGGCCTGCTCCTGGGCTCCACCTGTGGGCACTGGGACATTTTCTCATCTTGGAACATCTCTTTGCCTACTGTGCCGAAGCCGCCCCCCAAACCCCCTAGCCCCCCAGCCCCAGGCGCCCCTGTCAGCCGCGTCCTCTTCCTCACTGACCTGCACTGGGATCATGACTACCTGGAGGGCATGGACCCTGACTGTGCAGACCCACTGTGTTGCCGCCGGGGTTCTGGCCTGCCACCCGTGTCCCGGCCAGGTGCCGGATACTGGGGTGAATACAGCAAGTGTGACCTGCCCCTGAGGACCCTGGAGAGCCTGTTGAGTGGGCTGGGCCCAGCCGGCCCTTTTGATATGGTGTACTGGACAGGAGACATCCCTGCACATGATGTCTGGCACCAGACTCGTCAGGACCAACTGCGGGCCCTGACCACTGTCACAGCACTTGTGAGGAAGTTCCTGGGGCCAGTGCCAGTGTACCCTGCTGTGGGTAACCACGAGAGCACACCCGTCAATAGCTTCCCTCCCCCCTTCATTGAGGGCAACCACTCCTCCCGCTGGCTCTATGAAGCGATGGCCAAGGCTTGGGAGCCCTGGCTGCCTGCTGAAGCCCTGCGCACCCTCAG AATTGGGGGGTTCTATGCTCTTTCCCCATACCCCGGTCTCCGCCTCATCTCTCTCAATATGAATTTTTGTTCCCGTGAGAACTTCTGGCTCTTGATCAACTCCACGGATCCCGCAGGACAGCTCCAGTGGCTGGTGGGGGAGCTTCAGGCTGCTGAGGATCGAGGAGACAAA GTGCATATAATTGGCCACATTCCCCCAGGGCACTGTCTGAAGAGCTGGAGCTGGAATTATTACCGAATTGTAGCCAG GTATGAGAACACCCTGGCTGCTCAGTTCTTTGGCCACACTCATGTGGATGAATTTGAGGTCTTCTACGATGAAGAGACTCTGAGCCGGCCGCTGGCTGTAGCCTTCCTGGCACCCAGTGCAACTACCTACATCGGCCTTAATCCTG GTTACCGCGTATACCAAATAGATGGAAACTACTCCGGGAGCTCTCACGTGGTCCTCGACCACGAGACCTACATCCTGAATCTGACCCAGGCGAACATACCGGGAGCCATACCGCACTGGCAGCTTCTCTACAGGGCTCGAGAAACCTATGGGCTGCCCAACACACTGCCTACCACCTGGCACAACCTGGTATATCGCATGCGGGGTGACATGCAACTCTTCCAGACCTTCTGGTTTCTCTACCATAAGGGCCACCCGCCCTCGGAGCCCTGTGGCACACCCTGTCGTCTGGCTACTCTGTGTGCCCAGCTCTCTGCCCGTGCTGACAGCCCTGCTCTGTGCCGCCACCTGATGCCAGATGGGAGCCTCCCAGAGGCCCAGAGCCTGTGGCCAAGGCCACTGTTTTGCTAG
- the SMPD1 gene encoding sphingomyelin phosphodiesterase isoform X2, with protein sequence MAIKLCNLLKIAPPAVCQSIVQLFEDDMVEVWRRSVLSPSEACGLLLGSTCGHWDIFSSWNISLPTVPKPPPKPPSPPAPGAPVSRVLFLTDLHWDHDYLEGMDPDCADPLCCRRGSGLPPVSRPGAGYWGEYSKCDLPLRTLESLLSGLGPAGPFDMVYWTGDIPAHDVWHQTRQDQLRALTTVTALVRKFLGPVPVYPAVGNHESTPVNSFPPPFIEGNHSSRWLYEAMAKAWEPWLPAEALRTLRIGGFYALSPYPGLRLISLNMNFCSRENFWLLINSTDPAGQLQWLVGELQAAEDRGDKVHIIGHIPPGHCLKSWSWNYYRIVARYENTLAAQFFGHTHVDEFEVFYDEETLSRPLAVAFLAPSATTYIGLNPGYRVYQIDGNYSGSSHVVLDHETYILNLTQANIPGAIPHWQLLYRARETYGLPNTLPTTWHNLVYRMRGDMQLFQTFWFLYHKGHPPSEPCGTPCRLATLCAQLSARADSPALCRHLMPDGSLPEAQSLWPRPLFC encoded by the exons ATGGCCATCAAGCTGTGCAATCTGCTGAAGATAGCACCACCTGCCGTGTGCCAATCCATTGTCCAGCTCTTTGAGGATGACATGGTGGAGGTGTGGAGACGCTCAGTGCTGAGCCCATCTGAGGCCTGTGGCCTGCTCCTGGGCTCCACCTGTGGGCACTGGGACATTTTCTCATCTTGGAACATCTCTTTGCCTACTGTGCCGAAGCCGCCCCCCAAACCCCCTAGCCCCCCAGCCCCAGGCGCCCCTGTCAGCCGCGTCCTCTTCCTCACTGACCTGCACTGGGATCATGACTACCTGGAGGGCATGGACCCTGACTGTGCAGACCCACTGTGTTGCCGCCGGGGTTCTGGCCTGCCACCCGTGTCCCGGCCAGGTGCCGGATACTGGGGTGAATACAGCAAGTGTGACCTGCCCCTGAGGACCCTGGAGAGCCTGTTGAGTGGGCTGGGCCCAGCCGGCCCTTTTGATATGGTGTACTGGACAGGAGACATCCCTGCACATGATGTCTGGCACCAGACTCGTCAGGACCAACTGCGGGCCCTGACCACTGTCACAGCACTTGTGAGGAAGTTCCTGGGGCCAGTGCCAGTGTACCCTGCTGTGGGTAACCACGAGAGCACACCCGTCAATAGCTTCCCTCCCCCCTTCATTGAGGGCAACCACTCCTCCCGCTGGCTCTATGAAGCGATGGCCAAGGCTTGGGAGCCCTGGCTGCCTGCTGAAGCCCTGCGCACCCTCAG AATTGGGGGGTTCTATGCTCTTTCCCCATACCCCGGTCTCCGCCTCATCTCTCTCAATATGAATTTTTGTTCCCGTGAGAACTTCTGGCTCTTGATCAACTCCACGGATCCCGCAGGACAGCTCCAGTGGCTGGTGGGGGAGCTTCAGGCTGCTGAGGATCGAGGAGACAAA GTGCATATAATTGGCCACATTCCCCCAGGGCACTGTCTGAAGAGCTGGAGCTGGAATTATTACCGAATTGTAGCCAG GTATGAGAACACCCTGGCTGCTCAGTTCTTTGGCCACACTCATGTGGATGAATTTGAGGTCTTCTACGATGAAGAGACTCTGAGCCGGCCGCTGGCTGTAGCCTTCCTGGCACCCAGTGCAACTACCTACATCGGCCTTAATCCTG GTTACCGCGTATACCAAATAGATGGAAACTACTCCGGGAGCTCTCACGTGGTCCTCGACCACGAGACCTACATCCTGAATCTGACCCAGGCGAACATACCGGGAGCCATACCGCACTGGCAGCTTCTCTACAGGGCTCGAGAAACCTATGGGCTGCCCAACACACTGCCTACCACCTGGCACAACCTGGTATATCGCATGCGGGGTGACATGCAACTCTTCCAGACCTTCTGGTTTCTCTACCATAAGGGCCACCCGCCCTCGGAGCCCTGTGGCACACCCTGTCGTCTGGCTACTCTGTGTGCCCAGCTCTCTGCCCGTGCTGACAGCCCTGCTCTGTGCCGCCACCTGATGCCAGATGGGAGCCTCCCAGAGGCCCAGAGCCTGTGGCCAAGGCCACTGTTTTGCTAG